The following proteins are co-located in the Escherichia fergusonii ATCC 35469 genome:
- the paoA gene encoding aldehyde dehydrogenase iron-sulfur subunit PaoA, translating into MSTPGNNAEENRPGNTLGHHDLSVPPPPQYLPLTLNINGKYHQLKVDSRTTLLDVLRENLQLTGTKKGCDHGQCGACTVIVNGRRVNACLTLAIMNQDADVITIEGLGTPENLHLMQAAFIKHDGFQCGYCTPGQICSAVAMLEELDAGIPSHVTENLLTPPEQTADEIRERMSGNLCRCGAYSNILAAIEDVARSKKS; encoded by the coding sequence ATGAGCACCCCTGGCAACAATGCTGAAGAGAACCGTCCAGGCAACACCCTGGGCCATCACGATCTTAGTGTACCCCCTCCCCCCCAATACTTACCTTTAACACTGAATATCAACGGCAAATACCACCAGCTTAAGGTTGATAGCCGCACCACATTGTTGGATGTTTTACGTGAAAATCTGCAACTGACGGGAACGAAAAAAGGATGTGATCACGGGCAGTGTGGCGCGTGTACCGTTATCGTCAATGGCCGACGTGTCAATGCCTGCCTGACGCTGGCAATTATGAATCAGGATGCTGATGTCATTACCATTGAAGGACTCGGTACGCCAGAAAACCTGCATTTAATGCAAGCGGCCTTTATCAAACATGACGGTTTTCAATGTGGTTACTGTACCCCCGGACAAATTTGTTCGGCAGTCGCCATGCTGGAAGAGCTTGATGCCGGGATCCCCAGCCACGTAACGGAAAATTTGCTGACGCCACCAGAACAAACCGCTGACGAAATACGCGAACGCATGAGCGGCAATCTGTGCCGCTGCGGTGCTTACTCCAACATTCTTGCTGCAATTGAGGATGTCGCCAGGAGTAAAAAATCATGA
- a CDS encoding FAD binding domain-containing protein, which produces MKAFTFERANTPAEAAASAQRTPGAKFIAGGTNLLDLMKLEIETPTHLIDVNHLGMNHIEPTTAGGLRIGALVRNADLAADERIRRDYAVLSRALLAGASAQLRNQASTAGNLLQRTRCPYFYDTNQPCNKRQPGSGCAALHGKNRQLAVVGTSDACIATHPSDMAVAMQLLDAVVETVTPDGSERHIPLSDFYCSPGDSPQRETVLTAGELIVAVTLPPPIVGTHVYRKIRDRASYAFALVSVAAIIQPDGNGRVALGGVAHKPWRMNEADKRIPLGTKAVYEQLFATAHPTAENEYKLILAKRTLASVLTQAGVTR; this is translated from the coding sequence ATGAAAGCTTTTACGTTTGAACGCGCAAACACTCCCGCCGAAGCCGCCGCCAGCGCACAACGTACACCTGGGGCGAAATTTATTGCTGGTGGAACCAATCTTCTTGATTTGATGAAACTGGAGATTGAAACCCCGACACATCTTATTGATGTCAATCACCTGGGCATGAATCACATTGAGCCCACTACGGCTGGTGGGCTGCGTATTGGCGCTCTGGTGCGTAATGCTGATCTGGCGGCAGATGAACGTATTCGCCGGGATTACGCCGTGCTCTCACGGGCATTACTGGCAGGAGCGTCGGCGCAACTGCGTAACCAGGCAAGCACCGCCGGAAATTTACTCCAGCGTACGCGTTGCCCCTATTTTTATGACACTAATCAGCCGTGTAATAAACGCCAGCCTGGAAGTGGTTGCGCCGCACTGCATGGCAAAAACCGCCAACTGGCAGTGGTCGGCACCAGCGACGCCTGTATTGCCACACATCCCAGCGATATGGCCGTAGCCATGCAATTGCTCGATGCGGTTGTAGAAACCGTGACCCCGGATGGCAGCGAACGGCACATTCCACTTAGCGATTTTTATTGCTCTCCCGGCGACTCACCTCAGCGTGAAACGGTATTAACCGCAGGGGAATTGATCGTCGCCGTCACTTTGCCCCCGCCCATTGTCGGCACACATGTTTATCGCAAAATCCGTGATCGCGCCTCTTATGCCTTTGCACTGGTATCTGTGGCCGCCATTATTCAGCCCGATGGAAACGGTCGCGTTGCCTTAGGGGGCGTAGCACACAAACCCTGGCGTATGAATGAAGCAGATAAACGCATTCCCCTGGGTACAAAGGCGGTTTATGAACAACTGTTCGCTACTGCCCACCCGACTGCAGAAAATGAATACAAGCTCATTCTGGCGAAGCGCACACTCGCCTCAGTATTAACGCAAGCGGGAGTAACACGATGA
- the paoC gene encoding aldehyde oxidoreductase molybdenum-binding subunit PaoC has protein sequence MKFDKPAGQNPVDRLLVVGHPHDRIDGKRKVTGTAPYAWEWHDEATKVAYGYIVTSAIAKGRITSLDTHNADNAPGVLAVVTAQNAGPLGKGEQNTATLLGGPEIEHYHQAIALVVAETFEQARAAASLVQVQYEQQAGEYDLAAAIPNATAPPEYEEDKTTGDFASAFAGAAITLDATYTTPDQSHMAMEPHASLAFWHGDQLTIRTSNQMIDWCRSDLAKTLKIPKEKIRVLSPWIGGGFGGKLFLRSDALLAAIGARMIQRPVKVMLPRPVIANNTTHRPATIQRIRLGTDIEGRICAISHKSYSGNLPGGTPEIAVQQSELLYAGAHRHTGLRLAKLDLPEGNAMRAPGETPGLMALEIAIDEIAEKAGLDPVEFRILNDTQVDPANPNRPFSRRQLVECLRTGADRFGWSKRNARPGQNKEGEWLTGMGMAAGFRNNLLTPSGARVHLELDGTLTVETDMTDIGTGSYTIIAQTAAEMLGLPLEKVNVHLGDSSFPISGGSGGQWGANTSTSGVYAACVKLREAIAKKLGFAPDDTEFTGEKVHCGERHARLTDALNNGRISAQDQIEFGDLDEQFQQSTFAGHFIEVAVHRMTGEIRVRRMLAVCAAGRILNPKTARSQVIGAMTMGLGAALMEELLVDTRQGYFVNHDMASYEIPVHADIPLQEVIFLDDTDPVSSPVKAKGVGELGLCGVSAAIANAIYNATGVRRRDYPITPDKLLCALPDRL, from the coding sequence ATGAAATTTGATAAACCAGCAGGTCAAAACCCTGTTGATCGGCTCCTGGTTGTCGGTCATCCTCATGACCGCATTGATGGTAAACGTAAAGTCACTGGTACTGCTCCGTACGCCTGGGAATGGCATGATGAAGCCACAAAAGTTGCGTATGGCTACATTGTGACCTCAGCTATCGCCAAAGGTCGGATTACATCACTCGACACACACAATGCGGACAACGCACCTGGTGTGCTGGCGGTAGTTACGGCACAAAATGCCGGGCCACTCGGTAAAGGAGAACAAAACACAGCTACACTGCTCGGTGGCCCGGAAATTGAACACTACCATCAGGCTATTGCGCTGGTAGTGGCTGAAACGTTTGAACAGGCGCGAGCTGCTGCTTCTCTGGTTCAGGTGCAATATGAACAGCAAGCTGGTGAGTATGATCTTGCCGCAGCCATACCCAATGCCACTGCGCCCCCCGAATATGAAGAAGATAAAACAACGGGTGACTTCGCCAGTGCCTTTGCAGGTGCTGCGATAACCCTTGATGCAACCTACACCACGCCGGATCAAAGCCATATGGCAATGGAACCCCATGCATCATTAGCTTTCTGGCATGGCGATCAACTAACGATCCGCACTTCCAATCAGATGATCGACTGGTGTCGTAGCGATCTGGCGAAAACGCTAAAAATACCAAAGGAAAAGATCCGCGTGTTATCGCCGTGGATCGGCGGCGGTTTTGGCGGAAAACTGTTTCTGCGCAGTGATGCCCTACTGGCAGCGATTGGCGCAAGAATGATCCAGCGTCCGGTGAAAGTGATGCTCCCTCGCCCTGTCATAGCAAATAACACCACCCATCGCCCGGCAACCATTCAGCGTATTCGTCTTGGCACCGATATTGAAGGACGTATTTGCGCAATTTCGCATAAAAGTTATTCCGGCAATCTGCCCGGCGGCACTCCAGAAATCGCCGTTCAACAAAGTGAACTTCTGTATGCAGGAGCTCATCGTCATACCGGATTGCGACTGGCAAAACTCGATCTTCCTGAGGGCAATGCCATGCGTGCCCCCGGCGAAACGCCGGGATTGATGGCTCTGGAGATCGCTATCGATGAAATTGCGGAAAAAGCGGGCCTCGATCCTGTAGAGTTCCGCATACTTAACGACACACAAGTTGATCCCGCTAACCCGAATCGCCCCTTCTCGCGTCGTCAATTGGTTGAATGCCTGCGCACGGGTGCAGACCGTTTTGGCTGGAGCAAACGCAACGCCAGACCAGGACAAAACAAAGAAGGTGAATGGCTGACAGGAATGGGAATGGCGGCTGGTTTTCGCAATAATTTGCTGACCCCTTCCGGGGCACGTGTGCATCTGGAGTTGGACGGTACGCTTACGGTTGAAACCGATATGACGGATATCGGTACGGGCAGTTACACCATCATTGCCCAGACTGCCGCCGAAATGTTGGGGCTGCCACTGGAAAAAGTGAATGTGCACCTTGGTGATTCCAGTTTTCCGATATCCGGTGGTTCGGGCGGACAATGGGGAGCCAACACATCGACATCGGGCGTTTATGCTGCCTGCGTCAAACTACGTGAAGCCATTGCTAAAAAGCTGGGATTTGCGCCCGACGATACGGAGTTTACCGGCGAGAAGGTGCATTGTGGTGAGCGTCATGCGCGTTTAACGGATGCACTCAACAACGGCAGAATCAGCGCGCAGGATCAGATTGAATTTGGCGATCTGGATGAACAGTTCCAGCAATCCACTTTTGCCGGGCATTTTATTGAAGTTGCTGTACACCGGATGACCGGTGAGATTCGTGTACGACGAATGTTGGCAGTATGTGCTGCCGGGCGAATTCTTAACCCCAAAACAGCACGTAGCCAGGTGATTGGTGCTATGACCATGGGCCTGGGTGCGGCATTAATGGAGGAGTTGTTGGTTGATACTCGCCAGGGTTATTTCGTTAATCATGATATGGCGAGCTATGAGATCCCGGTACATGCTGACATCCCCCTTCAGGAAGTGATCTTCCTGGATGATACAGATCCCGTCTCATCGCCTGTGAAAGCCAAAGGGGTAGGAGAACTGGGGCTTTGCGGCGTCAGCGCGGCAATTGCCAACGCGATTTATAACGCCACCGGTGTACGCCGACGAGATTACCCCATTACGCCAGATAAACTCCTGTGCGCCCTTCCTGATCGCTTGTGA
- a CDS encoding XdhC family protein — MLQKVTHNHILATPKQALLTDDRQRVLRFAAEALTAGMAAALVTLVEVRGGAARRPGAQMAVREDGAYCGFVSGGCVEAAAAYEALEALACGVDRKVIYGVGSPWFDIVLPCGGGITLAVHCLKSVTPLLAVLNQLTQRQPAGLRYSSADQSLQFLAHAPQSSRQEDFIAIGYRPATRVVIFGHSVEAQATASIAKTAGYDVQTSDTFTPQLATLVDTDTAVILLLHDLDIEQPVLEVALAAKPFYIGAMGSQRTHLKRVQRLQNKGWSEKEIARIKAPIGIFPKARDAYSLALSVLADVAAVRHQQGNEV, encoded by the coding sequence ATGTTGCAAAAGGTCACTCACAATCACATTTTAGCCACGCCAAAGCAGGCACTGCTAACCGATGACCGTCAGAGGGTTTTACGTTTTGCTGCCGAGGCGTTAACGGCGGGTATGGCTGCAGCACTGGTTACGCTTGTGGAAGTTCGTGGCGGGGCAGCAAGGCGCCCCGGCGCGCAGATGGCGGTACGTGAAGATGGCGCGTACTGCGGCTTTGTCTCCGGCGGCTGCGTGGAAGCGGCTGCCGCTTATGAAGCACTGGAAGCGCTCGCCTGTGGTGTTGACCGCAAGGTTATTTACGGAGTAGGTTCTCCCTGGTTCGATATCGTACTGCCTTGCGGCGGCGGTATTACCCTGGCAGTTCACTGCCTTAAATCAGTAACACCTTTGCTGGCAGTACTTAATCAATTAACTCAACGTCAACCAGCCGGGCTGCGCTACTCGTCTGCAGATCAATCGTTGCAGTTTCTTGCCCACGCACCACAAAGCTCCAGGCAGGAAGATTTCATCGCAATAGGTTATCGCCCCGCTACGCGGGTCGTCATTTTCGGTCATTCGGTTGAAGCACAGGCTACCGCCAGTATCGCGAAGACGGCGGGATATGATGTACAAACCAGTGATACTTTTACTCCCCAGTTGGCAACGTTAGTCGATACCGATACTGCGGTGATTTTGTTATTGCACGACCTGGATATTGAACAGCCAGTGCTGGAGGTAGCACTGGCCGCAAAGCCTTTCTATATTGGCGCCATGGGCAGTCAACGTACACATCTTAAACGTGTCCAACGTTTGCAAAACAAGGGCTGGAGTGAAAAGGAAATTGCACGGATAAAAGCACCAATTGGTATCTTCCCAAAAGCCCGTGATGCATATTCACTGGCGCTTTCAGTGCTGGCAGACGTGGCGGCTGTACGCCACCAGCAGGGGAACGAAGTATGA
- a CDS encoding NTP transferase domain-containing protein — MSVALVVIVLAAGAGRRFIASGAKTHKLDTLLHHQTVLGHVLTTVKASGLGCYVVRPAGGTAGIGESIALGVKATANAGGWLILPADLPLIRSATLRQVAQELENKPIVVPFWQQQAGHPVGFAGEYFTPLSQLTGDCGGREIVRAARKKGLVLDCPVTDRGIVQDIDTLADLHLARHFSPTYSVDD; from the coding sequence ATGAGCGTTGCTCTGGTAGTCATTGTCCTGGCTGCGGGGGCTGGAAGACGGTTTATCGCTTCCGGCGCAAAGACACACAAACTCGATACTCTCCTTCATCATCAGACCGTGCTCGGGCATGTGCTGACGACAGTAAAAGCTTCCGGGCTGGGCTGCTATGTTGTACGGCCAGCTGGCGGTACTGCGGGTATAGGCGAATCTATTGCATTGGGTGTGAAAGCCACGGCTAACGCCGGGGGATGGTTAATTCTGCCCGCTGATTTACCCCTTATCCGTTCTGCTACACTGCGACAGGTAGCCCAGGAACTGGAGAATAAACCGATCGTGGTGCCTTTCTGGCAGCAACAAGCCGGGCATCCGGTCGGATTTGCTGGTGAATATTTTACGCCACTGAGCCAACTGACGGGCGACTGTGGAGGTCGTGAAATTGTCCGCGCCGCGCGTAAAAAAGGTTTGGTGTTGGATTGTCCAGTTACTGACCGTGGCATTGTACAAGATATTGATACCCTGGCTGATTTGCACCTTGCCAGACATTTTTCGCCAACATACAGTGTTGATGACTAA
- the idi gene encoding isopentenyl-diphosphate Delta-isomerase, with translation MTGEHVILVDAQGKPFATREKYAAHTSETPLHLAFSSWLFNNEGQLLVTRRALSKKAWPGVWTNSVCGHPQLGESNEDAVIRRCRYELGVEITPPESIYPDFCYRATDPNGIVENEVCPVFAARTTSALQINDDEVMDYQWCDLAAVLRGIDATPWAFSPWMVMQAANSEARKLLSAFAQHN, from the coding sequence ATGACCGGGGAACATGTCATTTTAGTGGATGCGCAAGGCAAGCCTTTCGCAACGCGGGAAAAATATGCCGCTCACACTTCTGAGACACCTTTACATCTCGCTTTTTCAAGTTGGCTATTTAACAACGAAGGTCAGTTACTGGTTACCCGCCGCGCACTGAGCAAAAAAGCATGGCCTGGCGTGTGGACTAACTCGGTTTGTGGGCACCCACAACTGGGAGAAAGCAACGAAGACGCGGTGATCCGCCGTTGCCGTTATGAGCTTGGCGTGGAAATTACGCCTCCTGAATCTATCTATCCTGACTTCTGCTATCGCGCCACCGATCCGAATGGCATTGTAGAAAATGAAGTATGTCCGGTATTTGCCGCACGCACGACCAGTGCGTTACAGATCAACGATGATGAAGTGATGGATTATCAATGGTGTGATTTAGCAGCGGTTTTACGCGGTATTGATGCCACACCGTGGGCGTTCAGTCCGTGGATGGTGATGCAGGCAGCCAATAGTGAAGCAAGAAAATTGTTGTCTGCTTTCGCGCAGCACAATTAA
- the lysS gene encoding lysine--tRNA ligase: MSEQHAQGADAVVDLNNELKTRREKLANLREQGIAFPNDFRRDHTSDQLHAEFDGKENEELEALNIEVAVAGRMMTRRIMGKASFVTLQDVGGRIQLYVARDDLPEGVYNDQFKKWDLGDILGAKGKLFKTKTGELSIHCTELRLLTKALRPLPDKFHGLQDQEARYRQRYLDLISNDESRNTFKVRSQILSGIRQFMVNRGFMEVETPMMQVIPGGAAARPFITHHNALDLDMYLRIAPELYLKRLVVGGFERVFEINRNFRNEGISVRHNPEFTMMELYMAYADYKDLIELTESLFRTLAQDILGKTEVTYGDVTLDFGKPFEKLTMREAIKKYRPETDMADLDNFDSAKAIAESIGIHVEKSWGLGRIVTEIFEEVAEAHLIQPTFITEYPAEVSPLARRNDVNPEITDRFEFFIGGREIGNGFSELNDAEDQAQRFLDQVAAKDAGDDEAMFYDEDYVTALEHGLPPTAGLGIGIDRMVMLFTNSHTIRDVILFPAMRPVK; encoded by the coding sequence ATGTCTGAACAACACGCACAGGGCGCTGACGCGGTAGTCGATCTTAATAATGAGCTGAAAACGCGTCGTGAGAAGCTGGCGAACCTGCGTGAGCAGGGGATTGCCTTCCCGAACGATTTCCGTCGCGATCATACCTCTGACCAATTGCACGCAGAATTCGACGGCAAAGAAAACGAAGAACTGGAAGCACTGAACATCGAAGTTGCCGTTGCTGGCCGCATGATGACCCGTCGTATTATGGGTAAAGCCTCCTTCGTTACTCTGCAGGATGTCGGTGGTCGCATTCAGCTGTATGTGGCTCGTGACGATCTGCCGGAAGGTGTTTATAACGATCAATTCAAAAAATGGGATCTCGGCGATATCCTCGGCGCGAAAGGTAAACTGTTCAAAACCAAAACTGGCGAACTGTCGATCCATTGCACCGAGCTGCGTCTGCTGACCAAAGCACTGCGTCCGCTGCCGGACAAATTCCACGGTTTGCAGGATCAGGAAGCGCGTTATCGTCAGCGTTATCTGGATCTCATCTCTAACGATGAATCCCGCAACACCTTTAAAGTGCGTTCGCAGATCCTCTCTGGCATTCGCCAGTTCATGGTGAATCGTGGCTTTATGGAAGTTGAAACGCCGATGATGCAGGTGATCCCTGGCGGTGCCGCTGCGCGTCCGTTTATCACCCACCATAACGCGCTGGATCTCGACATGTACCTGCGTATCGCGCCGGAACTGTACCTCAAGCGTCTGGTGGTTGGTGGCTTCGAGCGTGTATTCGAAATCAACCGTAACTTCCGTAACGAAGGTATCTCCGTACGTCATAACCCAGAGTTCACCATGATGGAACTCTACATGGCTTACGCGGATTACAAAGATCTGATCGAGCTGACCGAATCGCTGTTCCGTACTCTGGCACAGGATATTCTCGGTAAGACCGAAGTGACCTACGGCGACGTGACGCTGGACTTCGGTAAACCGTTCGAAAAACTGACCATGCGTGAAGCGATCAAGAAATATCGCCCGGAAACCGACATGGCGGATCTGGACAACTTCGACTCTGCGAAAGCGATTGCTGAATCTATCGGCATCCACGTTGAGAAGAGCTGGGGTCTGGGCCGTATCGTTACCGAGATCTTCGAAGAAGTGGCAGAAGCACATCTGATTCAGCCGACCTTCATTACTGAATATCCGGCAGAAGTTTCTCCGCTGGCGCGTCGTAATGACGTTAACCCGGAAATCACTGACCGCTTTGAGTTCTTCATTGGTGGTCGTGAAATCGGTAACGGCTTTAGCGAGCTGAATGACGCGGAAGATCAGGCGCAGCGCTTCCTGGATCAGGTTGCCGCGAAAGATGCAGGTGACGACGAAGCGATGTTCTACGACGAAGATTACGTCACCGCACTGGAACACGGCTTACCGCCGACAGCAGGTCTGGGAATTGGTATCGACCGTATGGTAATGCTGTTCACCAACAGCCATACCATCCGTGACGTTATTCTGTTCCCTGCGATGCGTCCGGTGAAATAA
- the prfB gene encoding peptide chain release factor 2 (programmed frameshift), with translation MFEINPVNNRIQDLTERSDVLRGYLDYDAKKERLEEVNAELEQPDVWNEPERAQALGKERSSLEAVVDTLDQMKQGLEDVSGLLELAVEADDEETFNEAVAELDALEEKLAQLEFRRMFSGEYDSADCYLDIQAGSGGTEAQDWASMLERMYLRWAESRGFKTEIIEESEGEVAGIKSVTIKISGDYAYGWLRTETGVHRLVRKSPFDSGGRRHTSFSSAFVYPEVDDDIDIEINPADLRIDVYRASGAGGQHVNRTESAVRITHIPTGIVTQCQNDRSQHKNKDQAMKQMKAKLYELEMQKKNAEKQAMEDNKSDIGWGSQIRSYVLDDSRIKDLRTGVETRNTQAVLDGSLDQFIEASLKAGL, from the exons ATGTTTGAAATTAATCCGGTAAATAATCGCATTCAGGACCTCACGGAACGCTCCGACGTTCTTAGGGGGTATCTT GACTACGACGCCAAGAAAGAGCGTCTGGAAGAAGTAAACGCCGAGCTGGAACAGCCGGATGTCTGGAACGAACCCGAACGCGCACAGGCGCTGGGTAAAGAGCGTTCCTCCCTCGAAGCCGTTGTCGACACCCTCGACCAAATGAAACAGGGGCTGGAAGATGTTTCAGGTCTGCTGGAGCTGGCTGTAGAAGCTGACGACGAAGAAACCTTTAACGAAGCCGTTGCTGAACTCGACGCCCTGGAAGAAAAACTGGCGCAGCTTGAGTTCCGTCGTATGTTCTCTGGCGAATATGATAGCGCCGACTGCTACCTCGATATTCAGGCAGGTTCTGGCGGTACGGAAGCACAGGACTGGGCGAGCATGCTTGAGCGTATGTATCTGCGCTGGGCTGAATCGCGTGGTTTCAAAACTGAAATCATCGAAGAGTCGGAAGGTGAAGTGGCGGGTATTAAATCCGTGACTATCAAAATCTCCGGCGATTACGCTTACGGCTGGCTGCGTACAGAAACCGGCGTTCACCGCCTGGTGCGTAAGAGCCCGTTTGACTCCGGCGGTCGTCGCCACACGTCGTTCAGCTCCGCGTTTGTTTACCCGGAAGTTGATGATGATATCGATATCGAAATCAATCCGGCGGATCTGCGCATCGACGTTTATCGCGCATCCGGCGCGGGTGGTCAGCACGTTAACCGTACCGAATCTGCGGTGCGTATTACTCACATCCCAACCGGGATTGTGACCCAATGCCAGAACGACCGTTCCCAGCACAAAAACAAAGACCAGGCCATGAAGCAGATGAAAGCGAAGCTTTATGAACTGGAGATGCAGAAGAAAAATGCCGAGAAACAGGCGATGGAAGATAACAAATCTGACATCGGCTGGGGCAGCCAGATTCGTTCTTATGTCCTTGATGACTCCCGCATTAAAGATCTGCGCACCGGGGTTGAAACCCGCAACACGCAGGCAGTGCTGGACGGCAGCCTGGATCAATTTATCGAAGCAAGTTTGAAAGCAGGGTTATGA
- the recJ gene encoding single-stranded-DNA-specific exonuclease RecJ, producing the protein MKQQIQLRRREVDETADLPAELPPLLRRLYASRGVRSAQELERSVKGMLPWQQLSGVEKAVEILYNAFREGTRIMVVGDFDADGATSTALSVLAMRSLGCSNIDYLVPNRFEDGYGLSPEVVDQAHARGAQLIVTVDNGISSHAGVEHARSLGIPVIVTDHHLPGETLPAAEAIINPNLRDCNFPSKSLAGVGVAFYLMLALRTFLRDQGWFDERGIAIPNLAELLDLVALGTVADVVPLDANNRILTWQGMSRIRAGKCRPGIKALLEVANRDAQKLAASDLGFALGPRLNAAGRLDDMSVGVALLLCDNIGEARVLANELDALNQTRKEIEQGMQVEALTLCEKLERSRDTLPGGLAMYHPEWHQGVVGILASRIKERFHRPVIAFAPAGDGTLKGSGRSIQGLHMRDALERLDTLYPGMMLKFGGHAMAAGLSLEEDKFELFQQRFGELVTEWLDPSLLQGEVVSDGPLSPAEMTMEVAQLLRDAGPWGQMFPEPLFDGHFRLLQQRLVGERHLKVMVEPVGGGPLLDGIAFNVDTALWPDNGVREVQLAYKLDINEFRGNRSLQIIIDNIWPI; encoded by the coding sequence TTGCTGCGCCGTTTATATGCCAGCCGGGGAGTACGCAGTGCGCAAGAACTGGAACGTAGTGTAAAAGGTATGCTGCCCTGGCAGCAACTGAGCGGCGTCGAAAAGGCCGTTGAGATCCTTTACAACGCTTTTCGCGAAGGAACGCGGATTATGGTGGTCGGTGACTTCGACGCCGACGGTGCCACCAGCACGGCTCTAAGCGTGCTGGCGATGCGCTCGCTTGGTTGCAGCAATATCGACTATCTGGTACCAAACCGTTTCGAAGACGGTTACGGCTTAAGCCCGGAAGTGGTCGATCAGGCCCATGCCCGTGGCGCGCAGTTAATTGTCACGGTGGATAACGGCATTTCCTCCCATGCGGGGGTTGAACATGCTCGATCGTTGGGCATTCCGGTTATTGTTACCGATCACCATTTGCCGGGCGAAACATTACCCGCGGCGGAAGCGATCATTAACCCTAACTTGCGCGACTGCAATTTCCCGTCGAAATCACTGGCAGGCGTGGGTGTGGCGTTTTATTTAATGCTGGCGCTGCGCACCTTTTTGCGTGATCAGGGCTGGTTTGATGAGCGCGGCATCGCAATTCCTAACCTGGCAGAACTGCTGGATCTGGTCGCGTTGGGGACAGTGGCGGACGTCGTGCCGCTGGATGCTAATAATCGCATTCTGACCTGGCAGGGGATGAGTCGCATCCGTGCCGGAAAGTGCCGTCCAGGGATTAAAGCGCTGCTGGAAGTGGCCAACCGCGATGCACAAAAACTCGCCGCCAGCGATTTAGGTTTTGCGCTGGGGCCACGTCTCAATGCAGCCGGGAGACTGGATGATATGTCCGTTGGTGTGGCGCTGTTGCTGTGCGACAACATCGGCGAAGCGCGCGTACTGGCAAATGAACTCGATGCGCTAAACCAGACGCGAAAAGAGATCGAACAGGGAATGCAGGTTGAAGCTCTGACCCTGTGCGAGAAACTGGAGCGCAGCCGCGACACGCTACCCGGCGGGCTGGCGATGTATCACCCGGAATGGCATCAGGGCGTGGTTGGTATTCTGGCTTCGCGTATTAAAGAGCGTTTTCACCGTCCGGTTATCGCTTTTGCGCCTGCGGGTGACGGTACGCTGAAAGGTTCCGGTCGCTCCATTCAGGGGCTGCATATGCGTGATGCGCTGGAGCGATTAGACACACTCTACCCCGGCATGATGCTGAAGTTTGGCGGTCATGCGATGGCGGCAGGCCTGTCGCTGGAAGAGGATAAATTCGAACTCTTTCAGCAACGGTTTGGCGAACTGGTTACTGAGTGGCTGGACCCTTCACTATTGCAAGGCGAAGTGGTGTCAGACGGTCCGCTAAGCCCAGCCGAAATGACCATGGAAGTGGCGCAACTGCTGCGCGATGCTGGCCCGTGGGGGCAGATGTTCCCGGAGCCGCTGTTTGACGGTCATTTCCGTCTGCTGCAACAGCGGCTGGTGGGCGAGCGTCATTTGAAAGTCATGGTCGAACCGGTCGGCGGCGGTCCGCTGCTGGACGGTATTGCTTTTAATGTCGATACCGCCCTCTGGCCGGATAACGGCGTGCGCGAAGTGCAACTGGCTTACAAGCTGGATATCAACGAGTTTCGCGGCAACCGCAGCCTGCAAATTATCATCGACAATATCTGGCCAATTTAG